Genomic window (Nicotiana sylvestris chromosome 7, ASM39365v2, whole genome shotgun sequence):
caagtcataataaacAATATGAAGCTACTTAAGACCTTAAACCACTGAACAGAATACTGAAACTCAAAATGACCTGTCGGGTCATTATAATTTTAAGGTGTCATAGTCtgaaggcaccatcttcatggcctaACGACACAATTTCATGGCCTAAGGATCCAAAATCTACACATCATTATCCAAAGGCTTCATAGTCCataggcaccattttcatagcccgaggaTACTATTTCATAAACTAAGGATCCAAAATTGCACATCATTATTTAAAGGCACCATAGTAAGGCATTATTTTTATGGCCTAAGGACACCATTTCATAGCATGAAAATCTCTTACTTTACACtccatggcccaggacatcatagccAAGGACATCATTCTCATTGTCTGAAGGCATCTTTCATGGtctaaagggaatttgcatcatgtttaaatatCCGCGGTATATTGCATTCATCATATTAACTCTTACATCTACTTGCGTACTAATTGTCTTATTTAGCAATACTTAAAATTTGCAGGTACAAGAAAAATTGCAACAAGTTCTtgttatcaaactggggcaatttTTACATTTAGTATCTCTCTACTTTCGATTTCTACTCGATTTCAATGTCACTGCAACTTGACATTGAAGTAATTTTCTAGAATTAACGTCTCCTTCAAGTGTTAAGTGCGCCTTTATACtctttataatatttattttcacCTCTTACTTCTCTTTCCTCAATTTTCGCAACCATTTCTATCTTACTTAGAATTATATTACTTTTCAGTCCTATTTTCACCATACTTCCTTCTACTTTTATGCAATCATAATATCTGGTATTATCATTATTCAATACTGGGGAAATTTTTTAGGTATTCATGTCCTTACTTAATCTAGAACTACACGTGGCATAATTCTCGTAGAGCccaagatatgtaggcaactcaaaaatcggagttcggctattttttttttcaaaactcttATTCCCTCTTTTCTTGTGTTACACCACTACTTTTTAGTGAGACAAAAGTGGCTACTATGTCAATTTCTTTGTCCGACAACCCCTTTATTATTCTCAGGCAAAAAGGGCAACTGTTGAACATTTAATTTTGTTCTTCATTTTCCTATTTATTCTTTTGAGCCTCTATTTCAATTGTAAATTTCATAATAAATTTTTTGTAgcattaaaaatattattataaaTATTTTATCACCTTTGTATCATACATCATGTTTTTCATTACGTACCTTATTAATTTAAATTACAATATTAGGCATTTTAGGTATTACAATTTAAAGCCACTGTTTTCAATGTATTTAGACTTTAGTCACTCCTTTAAAAAACTTATACCtgactggacaaaaatacccttctggtataacttatacctacgcTATCAACACAAGCAGTAGTTACACAAAGAGAAGAAGCGAGTAGCAGCAGCAGTTACCACAGCGGCGATCAACTGAGGACGAACCACCATTTCTCTTCCCGATTTCAAAAATTCAGCATTCTAATCCAAAAAAACGACATAGATAAACAGTAAGTTGTAATTTCATGTGTTTCTATCGATTTTTATTTCGCTATAGTTATACTTTTTTAGATCTGTATTGATTTGATTATATATTAGAtaagaatttgattttttttgaatttctggaTTGATAAATTTATAGACATTGCCTCCTATGATAATTCTGTATTCCGGACATAGTGTCTTCATTTTGGAAattgaattcaaaaaaataagaacactatgtccttaactttgattctACTGGCCTCATTttgcaaattgaataaaaaaacttaaggacaaaatgtccttcactttgttgttgttcttctgtaTACAAAGTCCTGTAGCTTGAGTTTCAAATTGTatgttttaatttctggttcaaatgttaaggactgacagtccttaacttttaaatacatgtttaaatgttaaggactagcAGTCCTTAActattaattccatgtttaaatgttaaaggacaggcagtcctgagcttttaatttctggttgaaaagttaaggactggcagtccttaacttttaattccatgtttaaatgttaaggactggcagcccttaactttaattacatgtttaaatattaaaggacagacagtccttagcttttaatttctggttcaaaagttaaggactgtcagtccttaacttttaattccatgtttaaatgttaaggactggcgGTCCTCAACttttaatttcatgtttaaatgttaaggactggtggtccttaactttaattacatgtttaaatgttaaaggacaggcagtccttagcttttaatttctggttcaaaagttaaggactgacagtccttaacttttaattccatgtttaaaacttaaggactggcagtccttaactttaattttatgtttaaatattaaaggacaggcagtccttagctttaaatttctggttcaaaagttaaggacatgcagtccttaagttttaatttctagttcaaaagttaaggacagacagtccttaagttttaatttcttattcaaaagttaaggactggaagtccttaacttttaattccatgtttaaatgttaaggacatgcagtccttatcTTGGTCTTGCACTTACAGTACACCTGTTCTTAATTCTACAAGGATTGCTTTATAACGTATGTCCTTTGTTTCCCATTCTCTTGACTTGTAGGATGGAAACAATATGCATAATAGTTGCTTTTAATGGTAGATGGACTGAAGACTATAAATATCTTGATCATCAAACAAAGCTTTTCCTAGCACCTGAGTCAATTCAGTTTGAAGATTTCGTTAAACAGATTTTTGAGCTTATTGAATTGGATAGAGAAAAGTTTGAAATAgtgatatggtttgatatcaaccttggaacaagcaaaggaatgcttgtaTCCAAAGATTTAGATCTTCACACATGTATAGAGTTGCTAAAAACTCATTCACTCTTCAAGAGCTGTCGTTTCATAGTTGATATTTCGGAAAGAGTTTTTGCATCAACAAGCAATGAACATGCCAACACAAaaactcaacatgacaatcaaGAGCGATGCCAACAGATAGTTGAAGtagatatggttgaagctcaaCCATTAAATGAAGAGGTGCATCAAACATTTGAttctattcaagtagaaggacaaAGCATTATAGAGATTGACAACGAACAAGCTTTGGGTATTCAAGTCTTAGAGAGTGCACCGGTAATCGAAGTAGTTGCTGACAAAACCTGCACTCAAATAACTAGACGAagatcaaatttgaaacaaaaagaatccccaactaTGATATTAAGAGAAAATGCTTCTTTGGAGAAAGTAAAAGTCGGATCAGTATTTGACAAGAAGAAGAGCATAATTAACTATTTTTCCAATATAGCAATCAAAGGACATTTTGAATTCAAAGTTGTTAGATCAAGCTCGACAAGATATTCGTTGACATGCAATGATGATAGGTGTCGTTGGTGTGTGAAGAATTAAAGACTCAACATTATTCAAGATAGTAAAGCTTGGGAAAAAGCATGACTGCTCTCTTAACACTAGGAAAGCAGATCAAAGGCATGCTATTTCAAAGTTGATTAGTGGTTACATTATCGATAATCTTCGGGACCCAAGATTTGAAGTTACACCAGCTTTTGTCATGGCAGAGATGCAAAAATTGCATGGACTAGACATTGGATATCACAAGGCGTGGCGTGCTATTCAACATGCTTCCGTTTTAATAAGAGGAAGTCCCAAAGAAAATTATGAATTATTGTgttcatacttgtatatgatGACAAGTAAGAACCCGAGAACTTATACTAACATAAAGATAGACGACAACAACAGGTAAAGAATTTAGGACATGCTGTCTTTAGCCTTGTTAACTTTTTAGTTGTaaccaaaagttaaggactgcatatccttaagttttgaacttgtaattaaaagttaaggacttccagtccttaagttttgaactttgaaataaaagttaaggacagcatgtccttaactttataacttgtaaatgtaagttaaggactgactGTCCTAAACTTCGGGTATTTTAACCTTGTTTTATATTGTATTTTcaggtttctttatatgttttacGCATATGGATCATCGATAGCTGGTTGGAATCATTGTAGACCAGTGATTGCTATTGATGCGACTTTTTTGAAGTCAAAATATCGTGGTGTTTTAATGATTTCAGTTTCAAAAGATGCAAATAACCAAATTTTCCCATTAGCCTTTGGAATAGCAGAATCTGAAAACAACAATTCCTATGAGTGGTACTTTAGTCAGCTTCGCAATGCAATTGGGAGCCGTgagaatttgatttttttatcaGACAGGCATCAAGCTATTGCAAATGGCATTGTAAAGGTATATCCTGAAAGCCATCATGGGATTTGCATCTATCATTTGGAGCAGAACCTAAAGCGAAGAAAGGTGAAAAGTGAGGTCATAAAACTTTTCCAAAGTGCTGCAAGAGTATACAGGCGTAAAGAATTTGACATATACATGTCAGAtattgcaaatgtagataagaaaACTTATGACTACTTGATGGAAGAACCACCAGAAAGATGGGCACGTTCTTATAGTCCACGACGAAGATATGACATGCTCACAACAAACATAGTTGAGTCGATGAATTTAGTGCTATTAGAAGCAAGGGAGCTGCATATACTAAGAATGATGGATTTCATTCAAGTAAAGCTACAAGATTGGCtttatgaaagaagaaataaagcaGAAGGAACATTTTATGATGTTTCTTGTTGAGTAGAGGAGGAATTGAAGAAAAGAATAGATTTAGCATTTACTTTGAACGTAAGTATTATGTTTTATGTTTATATTATGATTTTAACATTTTTTAACATAATGTACTCACTTATAATTTTTCAACATTGAAGGTCTTCCCTGTTGATTCATGGCgttctagagttgaagaagaaggaataaCTTTCTTGGTGGACTTAAACAAAAGAACATGTGATTGTTTTCAATTTCAACTTGATGAATTACCATGCATACATGCAATTGCAGCTATCGAGAAGAGAAATATCAAGAAGTTCGACTTTTGTTCGCACTGGTACTTAAAGGAATCTTGGCTGAAAACATATGAAAGACAAATACATCCTGTAGGACATACTAATTCTTGGATTGTACCAGAGAGTGTTAAGTCACAAATTGTTAAACCTCCAGATTTCAAAGTGCCACCAGGTACAAGGCAAAAGAAAAGGCATATTCCTGCTACCGAGccatcaaaaataacattcaaATGTGGTCGTTGCAGAAGAATTGGTCATAATAGAACAGTTTGTATATATTCTCCGGCACTCCATCCATTTTCAAGAAAGCATAGAGAAGAGTAGAAATATACACTTATGTTTATCGACTCTTTTAAGTTTTTGCTATAGATTGTATTCATTATTATTCTAATTTGAGCGGATGCCTAGATTTTCAATATTTATATCTTGTTAcgttcttttaatttcttttgagttCAACAATTAAAAGTTATTAACAGGAGTCAGTAAGTTCAACTTGCAATTTtgaaaacttaaggactgtctgtccttaacattgaatttcaagttcaaaagttaaggacatgaggtccttaagttatagtcccatgttaaaaacttaaggattgtctgtccttaactttgaattttaagttcaaatgttaaggacatgaggtccttaagttatagtcccatgttaaaaacgtAAGGACTGTCTGttcttaactttgaatttcatgttcaaaagttaaagatatgaggtccttaagttatagtcccatgttaaaaacttaaggactgtctatccttaactttgaatttcaagttcaaaaatcaaggacatgaggtccttaagttatagtcccatgttaaaaacttgaggactgtttgtcattaactacaggagtccttaagtttgaaatacaagttcaaaagttaaggacatgaggtccttaagttatagtcccatgttcaaaacttaaggactgtcggtccttaactttgaatttcaagttcaaaagttaaggacatttggtccttaactttgaatttgaagTTCAGTTACACTTAGTCATGAACAAATACTAACAAACTCAATGGACAAATCAACAGTTGAGAGAAACAacgaaataaataacaaaatgccTTGACATAACTTTTGAAATTATAATTTTGCATAGCTGTTACAAAAAATTACGCTATGCCAACAAAACAAAATATAAGTGTCTTTTCACAAATTTACATAATATTTCAGAACTATCCTAAACTGGCAGAATTTAGATGTCACCTTTACAgcaattttatacaaaataacaccacaatttCTTTATAACTCCTTTGGACAATGTTTCATTTTCACTCTCATAATCATAACCAACATTTTCTGGTGGAGTATCATAACCAGAATTTCTTTTCCATTCACCATGTGCCCAAAGATTTACACAAGTTCATTTCGAAAGTCTTTTATGTCTTCGGGTTGGAATTGCTGCACGTCTTTCCCCATCATCAGCAACTCGGCAAATTTGACCAGGAATGCACCACAATCAGTCCTAAGAGAAATGTAAGATATGCAGTGAATTAAACAATAAATCTCAAGTACATATAAATAATATAACAAATAACAACACGTACGATCCAGTTTGGTGTGGTGATCTTTGCCACTGTATATCAAATTTGTTGAAGACATTCCCAAAAGACTTGTGATTTTTGTCAAACTGTGAGAACTTTAGCAAATGGGGGATCATGCGTGCATACATTTGCATGTAGTTCATTCCTGCTTCATATGGCTCACTGTATATGGAATCGTATACATCAATCTTTTTCTGATTCAAGTCCAATACTCCCAACAGAAAGTGTGTCACAGCTTTATCATCTTCTGAAGGAAGCCGACATGGAAAAAAGATTTTGTCAACCTCAGTCCATGCAATTCCACATCTACGGCTGTCCCCCCACACATATGGTGTCAGAAATAACTGATTATCACCAGCACACCAAAACTCATCACTAGCATCTTCACTGAAATCTTTATACACAAGTGCCATATAATTATCAAAAAGAACATCAGTAGTTGTGCATCGAAAAGGATGATCGCGAGGGTGGTAGCATTCCTTCTTTCTCAGATAATAGAGAGCAATGTCAATATGCTTcataaaaaggcaaaaaataaaacaaatcaatAACAAATCAGtcataaaataatgaaaaaatgataaattaataatagaaaaaataaatgcCTTGTGAATTATCTAACCTTATCATCAAGATCAAATTTGTTATCTGAAAGCTCAAGGAAAaacattttgctactgattttttgaTGATACAATTTGTATGGTTTTTTCCTCACACTATTATCATCAGCATATAAATCAATTTGTcccctgaaaattttgaaaatgtcaAGTTAGAATTTAATCCTGAACTTAGCCTTTCATGCTGAAAAATTAATGACAGGCAATCCTTAAATTTGAATTAGAAGTTCAAAAGCTAAGGACAAttggtccttaacttatagattcaagtttaaaacttaaggactgtctgtccttaagtttgaattcaaaattcataagctaaggacatgcagtccttaagtttgagtatcaaattcaaaagctaaggacacttggtccttaacttatagaTTAAAGTTTAGAACTTAAGGACtttctgtccttaactttgaattccaggTTCAAATCTTAAGGACAagaagtccttaagttttaaacttgaatctataaGTTAAGGACAGTTAGTCCTAAAATTAGTCTTACAATCACAGAAGTTAAGGATGTAGTGAAACACATTAAGAGACTTACTCTTTTTTGCGACCTCTCCTTTTCTCCTTGCCCAACCACACAATGAATTTCTTCTCTAATTTTTCATCTTCTGTGGCATAATGAAAAATACACCTACGAGTATAGGTTGATTTTATCCAACCTGAACTCTTCGGAGTATTTTGATTGTCTGCCTTGGAACTTACTGATTTTCCTTCCTTATCAAAAAGAGATTTCAACTgccagcttaacttcttgttcctTTTACCTCGACCAAGTTCTTCTTCAACATTTCCTTCACCCTCCATAGTCAAAGTCGCATTAATGTCCATTTGTGTACTTGGAGGAGTAGGAGTAAAAAGAGAAAATGACGGACCATCATAACCAATACTgtgtctcttttttttccttgtaTATTGGTTAAGATCGTCATCATTGGTGTCCTCTTTGTTTTCCTCTGCTGgcgacactatatatatatatatatatatatatatatatatatatatatatatatatatatatatatataaatattcatATTAGTTTTCTGCAACAGGTCAAATGAAGAGACAAAATTTTAATTGTACATATAATAATTAGGGCACAATCTATACATGTCTTCTCCGCAGTACCTTCTTGTGTTTTTTAAAAAGACAACTCAGCTAAGATATTGCGTgcaacattttctttttcttgtaatTCCACATTTTCTTTATCTTGCAGTTGTTCATCATGATCTTTAGATGCTTGTTGACATGATTCTGCAAAATTATTTACAAGAGCTAACATGTTAATAATCTTTAATTAAAACAAacatatataaaattaaaaaagcaCTGCCTAACCATTTGCAATATCCAAGATCATTCCAgctacatcatcatcatcacatgTTGCATCTATAGATTTGGAACCAATCTCACTTCTtcctatgtcttgagattgtAGTGCAGTTTTCTCTTGTTACTGCACTCCAGCTTCTTCGCTTGTTGCTTCAAAAGATACTGTAACATTTGCAATTAATACCCATTCTAATAATTCACTAAAATAAAGATACAATATATAATGAAAATTTTATCTAACCTTGACTGGCACAAGTTTGAActccaaatttttctttgtatgacaGCGGTGTAGAGAGATCATACGTTCCTTCTAAGCATTTGCATACAATCTCGCTGACACTTGTCCCCAATGGACTTGTTAAATCCTCCTGTGATTGCAATCCACAAACTCTACAAATTTTCTCTGGCACTCCTTTCTCTTGTTGATTCTCCTTCTCTTGACAATCTCCTAAATGTTCAACTTCTGATGCACAtgcatagtttatatgtattaatcTATTGAATATACATTTCAacgaaaaaaatcaaaatttatatCTAACCTTTCCCAATATCAGTAACATTTTCAGTTTCATCATCTAGATGTGCATCTTTAAATTCTCTTTCATACTGACCCTCTGCATGCACATCCATATCATCACGTTCAATACCACCTGCATCTTGGTTGAATATGCCAGTAGGCTCAGTAGCACGACAATGATCATCAACTCCATATTTTCTAATTGGAACACTAGATTCTCTATCTGTGTTCATCTGATCAGCTTTCCCAAACATGTTCATCAAAGTATCAAGCTTTGATCCTAGAGTTTTCTTTAAATCCTGAGAAAGCAACTAAGTTACAAAGAGAAGGacatgtttaaaacttaaggacatgcaatccttaagtttgaactccaagttcaaaagttaaggacaagaagtccttaactttgaattccaagttcaaaacttaaggacatgatgtccttaagtttcatttcaaagttcaaaagttaaggacaagaagtccttatatttcaattccaagttcaaaatttAAGGACACAAAATCCTAAAGTTGGACTAACTGAAATTACCTTGATTTCATTCTCAATCTTTTTTTCTGATACAGCAATTTTCTGATTAACTCTGGTAACTTctgcttgcaaatccttcttaAAACTCTCTGATAATCTCTAAATCAAAaaacataatataaaaaaaaaggtgTTCGTAAgcaagaaataatcaaataaaaaactaATATTATTCAAAGGCAGAAACACATACTCTAACAATTTTCTAAAGTACGCCTTCGTCAAATTGTGTGAAAGAAGACCTTGAGCCTCGACCTTGTGAAACTGGCTCATCCACACAAAGAGGCTCCGTATCTTCTTCTTCCACGGGAATAAAGGGTGACACCTCAATCAACTTACACCTATTATATAAAAAAACTAAACATAAGTATACataactaaaacaaataaacaaaaaaagagataGTAATTACATTAACTTACTTTTTCATTATGAAAATATTTTCTACAAAGAGCATCAAATTGTGGAGACTTCATTTCAGAATAACATAACATTCGAGGATAACCAGCTTCTTTGAAGTTCACAAATTGTTTCTCTTGGAAAATAGGAAGTACTTCCATAATCCAGACACAAAACGCAAAAGGAAAGCCAACTAAAGTGTAGCTATCaatatctttttctttctctttctccttctgaaCATCATTCTCATTTGATTTCAAGCAACTCTTCAATGATTTTAATAGCGTCTCATAAGCAAGAGAGCCCCAGTTGAAGGAAGCGCAAAGTGCATCATCGTCAACAATTTTCATTATTTGCTCTGACACATTCCTATTTTTCCTCTTGCCCATCAAAACTGACTCAACAAAATAGAGTGTTGCCAACTTCAAAGCATCATCATCACTGCCAGCAAATGATGAAGTTGTACCATGTGGGCGACTATAAATAAAACTATACAAATCAGCCAACTCAATTTTGTCCTTTCCAGGGAAATAGACTCTTAAAAGCCTATTCTCTTTCTCATTTAAACCTTTCATGTCAAGCGACGAATAAGACTTCAAACCAGTAATAATATGGAATGCATCACGAGTAAACTTAATATCGCGGTCAAATACCTTGAAGGTCATCGAATCAGGTTCATTACTAACAATTTCAGAAAGCAATACACAGTGCATAAGTTTACCCGAGAACTTCACACTTTGTAATCTGAAGAAGTTGCCAAAAATACTTTCCCTCAATTTCTTCCATTGGCTATTCGATAGAAAACTTTTAATTGTTTCCTTATATTGAAAATCTCCTTTCCAATATACCAGAAAATTACGCCAATCGTCAAAATCAAACAAATGATCGTCTTCCATTATAACactagaaaagaaggaaaaacaaacaAAGATTAGGACTTAACTTAAAAtttcaagtttaaaagttaagcaaATAcaatccttaactttaaattttaagtgCAAACGTTAAAgaaatacagtccttaacttatactttcaacttccaaagttaaggacacttagtccttaacttcaagtttcatgtgcaaaagttaaggacaataagtccttaactttaaattgtaagtgcaaaggttaaggaaatacagtccttaacttatactttcaacatccaaagttaaggacacttaatccttaacttcaagtttcatgtgcaaaagttaaggacaatcagtccttaactttaaattgtaaGTGCAAAGGTTAAGGAAATATagtccttaacttatactttcaacatccaaagttaaggacacttagtccttaacttcaagtttcatgtgcaaaagttaaggacaatcagtccttaactttaaattccACCTACAAAATTTAATGTCGTTTCTTCCTTACATTTAATGAACACAGTTAACTGAAAATTCATAATCACAGTAAGCTTATGAATTTCAACGACTATTTTTATGAAATATACCTACATAATCAAATATGTTGAATCAACCACAAACACATTTCAAATTTCACACACTAAAAATTTATCAAAAACAGAATCACACAAAATATACTACACTAAATCAACATATAAtgctaatttttgaaatttcacacATACTTCACATGGCATTGAACCAACTTACAcataaagaaaaacgaaaatgcATAAAAAAAACATATTACCAGTCGCGATTGACAGAagatgacggagaagatgaaggagcagaagTTTAACTGAGATTGCAGTTTCCATGCGAGGAAGATGAAGAAGCGCAGAATACGGAAATAGAAAATAAGGGTTAACCGCTCTCGTCTGAACTCTGAACGAATGAAAATAAGGGTTTTCGTCGATTTTGGGATTATACAAGAAATATAGAAAGGGTAATTGTGTCTTTTCCCCCTTAGTCATGGCTATTTTTGAAAAGCATTTTAaatagtggataaaaattaaatacacccttatttagtggctactacacgccatttttacaaaaataaacaataaaataaataatagcctatttggccaaAGAAATAAAGCCCAAAGCCAGCAACCAACGGGTTAATTTTCAAAGTCTTACTAGCGCCtcttactcttttttttttatttttctttttggttcaaattattttattagtctagttatatttttataatatttcctttccttgctctcattatttattttatttttttaaccaCCCGTTGGCTTCTCCTTCCCTCTTTTATTGGATTTTTTCTCTTCATCTTCAATTACCGCTATAATTTTTTATACAAGAATCCCAAAAAGTTGCTCTAATTTTCCTACCATTTTTGTTGCTCTTATGCATCTTCCTATATACTTATACGGATTCGTCCATTCTCTTTTAATAGAGATTTGAATATTTTTTAAAAGTCAATCGTCATTGATTTTCCGTTTAAATTTCAAATGAGATCCTAACCTTAATCTCATTATAAATACATATATCTTAAGATTATTGTAGGAGGCTGCATCTATATACGCTTTTTCACTACTCTCAGTGCTTCTCAAAATCACAGCACTCTCTATTCTCTTTTTATCTTATGTACTGTTACTGTATTAGTCAAAATCTGACCGCTACGGTCGATCCAACCAACATCCCGTCCAAGCGGCGAGGCAGTGGAAGACGACATGGTTTATTCCAAATCTCATACTCACAACATCCTCCAAAGTTAAAAAAACAATGCTCAGGGGACGACGAAAGCGGACATAGTAGGAAAGTGTATCGAATCAAACACATAGCAAAGCTTCCATAACTATATATATGGCGGGAAACCTTCTGAAAAAGGGGggctctttctctttctctttcctcTCTCCTATAACCTTCATAGTAGAAGGAAGAAAAAGGCAATCTCCAAGGGAGCATGTAAAAGGTTTTTCTCCACCGATTAATGGGAGGCAAAATGAAAAGCTTCAATAAGATTGTTCACCTCTATTTTGTCTTATGCATTACTTTCTAATTAAGTTCATAGATCTGGAGTTTATTACATTTGACTGAGATTTACCTCatcattttctttaattgatttattcaaaaaggtttcaatatcttttgggtcaaacaatttggcgtcgtctgtggggatttcttagtgaaaacttCCTAGTCTCCTCCAGATCAAAAATCGAAAACACGATCACCCACCGAAATGAATGGTAAGTAAACCTTACACGCCAACCTAGATCATAATGCTATACACAAGCAGAGGTTGCAACAAACATCCTCCCTCGCGTGTCGGGCAGCCCACGAGCCAGTCAAAATGAGCCTAGCCCGCACAGGACGATGGcaccaaaaaaaagagaagggaaagAG
Coding sequences:
- the LOC104220551 gene encoding uncharacterized protein, translated to MDINATLTMEGEGNVEEELGRGKRNKKLSWQLKSLFDKEGKSVSSKADNQNTPKSSGWIKSTYTRRCIFHYATEDEKLEKKFIVWLGKEKRRGRKKEGQIDLYADDNSVRKKPYKLYHQKISSKMFFLELSDNKFDLDDKHIDIALYYLRKKECYHPRDHPFRCTTTDVLFDNYMALVYKDFSEDASDEFWCAGDNQLFLTPYVWGDSRRCGIAWTEVDKIFFPCRLPSEDDKAVTHFLLGVLDLNQKKIDVYDSIYSEPYEAGMNYMQMYARMIPHLLKFSQFDKNHKSFGNVFNKFDIQWQRSPHQTGSTDCGAFLVKFAELLMMGKDVQQFQPEDIKDFRNELV